The sequence TATAATATATACTATTTACTGAAGTTGACAtgtactttattttgtgtttcttccTGTTAGAAATGTATATGGTTTTGTTTAGTAATTTTCGGATCATACAGCCCTGAGGGGAAAAACACTTGACGGATATAAATGTTACTGATGAttggtttgtttttgacaaaagtgcagaagcaaatatttcatgctcAGGTTAAACGAGACTAAATTATAAACACAACGTCTGGTTCTGCAACAAAGTAAGATTGGCATTAAAACTAAGGGTGTTTTAGAAAGGGGCAGAGATTTTACCTTGAAATCATGCAACCTACAAACAAAGTCTTATTTCAAGTTTGAAATTTATCAGGCATCTGATTTAACGTTCAAATTCTGACCGGTCCATCCTTCTGGTTGCACGAAGAAAGCTATTGTACTGCGTAGCGAGAATGGCCGAGTAGTTGCGATTGCTACAGCATTAGAGAAGACCAGAAATAACATCGTTTCTATATTCCTGTGCACTCCTAGGGTAATAAGCGTTTatgattaaattgagaatggaaatgcgGAATGCGGAATGCAGAACTAAACTCCAAAGCTTATAAACTaagattaaaaatcatacaagaacTAAGGTAAacggctcctgacttggtaaaggcgaATAAATACAGCGGGATTTTCATGTTTTGTGGGATCTAAACCCTCCCTTCTAcgtctagccaatgtagaattaACAAACGCACAGCAATAAATTTAAGtatgtttttgtaaattgtatgtGCTTTCTGTCCGATTCGAAGTAATTCAATCATAATTTTTCTGAGGGCAAAAGAGATAaacaaacatttcaattttcagtaCATTTGTATAGCTCAACGAGCCAAAGTTGTATgcaaaatgttatcaaaatacatgacatagcccatttactctACCTTGACCTTAAGCTGACACCGATTTGAGATTTATAGGAATATAATGTCATCACCAAAACTACCGGTTCAAATAAGAGCAACTGGTATAATTTAAAGaggaaaaaaaactaaaaaaatcgtACCGGAAATTGATTTATTAGACATCAATTTAGTACAACTGTGTCAGAGAACAGATATTTTAGTTAATTCTGCTTTGAGCTGGAAATAAGTAAgcattataaacaatataatgaataaaaaagcaGACTAAAGTCTCAAATTATGTCAagtaatttatcaaatatgacacagttttatttcatattatttatgtcTACAAAGAGACCATAATTGAAAATTCATTAAGCATAATGAAATGTAATATGTCTTTTTTATGATTAACTAGTCTTTTTTTGCTTGTTTCAATCATTAGGGCATTTATATACCtccatatttgatagatttatgGTTTAGAGCGCCATGATAATACACTTGAGAAAAAAGAcaagaacaaaaatgttttgaaggTATATAGTGTCTTTTGTCTTTGACAAACTTGTTCAAATTTGGTCTCCTGGTATCTTCATCCCCCCTACCTTTATATTGACCGGGACACCATTGGTCAAAGGCTACAGTTAAAAAAGTAGTTCATTTCTTGATTTTAGTAATAAATGCTTGTTAAAAACATCAGGTCTTTCTGgaacaaaaaaaatttatgtcaaattggagcaggatctgctttccAATCCGGGGCATTTTTGATACTCCTAGGGCTTTAACCTATTTTTATAGAGTAGTTTGATACCTAAGGAGGACaattcatcaaataataaaagttcTCTAAAACgaaatattgtacaaattagaaaaaaaaagatcaacgaagtcaggttatttaattttacattattgATGATGTGCTTTCGATTAAAAATTCGAACTTTTTTGATCATTGGGTTtcattaatatatcccccagaactagaaattTAAGAAGCAACAGGCACTTCCTCCGCCTAACATTAAGAcatatacctcgaatttgacacaaacagtcatctcagtaccagaatctacgacaaacgagacgattttaattttgaaattatccaCTTCCCCCgacttagtagcaatataccaacttcacacCTGTAtatatgggatatacatttcccaacttatttgGTATTCAAGCGCTTGAATACCATATAATAAGACTTTGTAAAatgtcaccagtgtctgagcagaaagttgatgaaccagagGTACtagtatgtcaaagaacgtctcgtacttttctaaaaaataataaaattatcggaaggtaccaagaccttgttgataaatattccgtatcaacttcacaaataatacacgatgtaGTATATATCctgcgtactgacgttgtttatctttttattacgTTCGTGTTATAGTATTCTATAAGAAGGAAGGTAAACTTATAAATTACATTATAGGCTACATGTTTGTTGCTTGTCTTTCGTTTTTGATATGTGCTTTCTCTACAtgcctttttatgtttctttgttacatataatatatgacgtggctctgtacttatacatcccgtcattgtatTATTGTACTGGGGTAAATTGTGTATTCGTGTCTTTAATGTTTGCTAATATGCTTggtctatatgccattttgtgcttctttgttgcatatttttttatttgtataatgtttaagattataacacaagcttaatttttaacatttttacctgTAAGGTCTATTTGGTTTTTTTCGCGAATCGTTGCCAATATAATGGAGTTTGAtgcgattgtcatacaagtgaaaggtttcagctagctataaaaccaagtttagTTCACCATTTTCAACATAAGTGCATGTTTCAAGTCTAgaatatgacagatgttatccgttcgtgtgatgtgtttgggcttttgattttgccatttgattactagggaatttccgttttgagttttcctcagagttcagtatttttgtgattttactttgcaATACAGCTCGATAGCTTCAGACGTACTATGTTTAACTAGTCTATGATGTAATTCAAGTTTTAATGCGAATACGGTGACAACAGATAAAACGACACTCAAAAcataaaaccaaatataaaatataaaaaaggaagacAAAAAGGGAATGACGAATACGATATTTTCACAGAGACGAGAAGAAATTAGATCACAACACGGATACAAAATGTGAAACCAGTCAGCAATTTTAGGTTGTGATTAaccataaatataaatttaaatttcaaacgcAATAccagttattaaaaaaaatgaaatattaaccaGTCTAAGGTTTTGACTTGAAGAATTTAAActttaaggtgtaataccaccattgattttcccctattagtctttgttaaatttgcacttttcaaaaaattgtgcagactttatctttgtttcaaataaagaaatacttggcatgagtaaagttttatcctgaccagttctatagaaaaagtttcacataacatttcattgtacataagaaaataaccatcattggaagttaaccaatcaaatttctccccttattctatctgtgtacaaggtttagtcaccatgtaacctcaagattacaaaattttctatagaaatcacaaataaaaaataatggtgttttgaaatacccaagacatatgtttatgacacagaaatagttttactgcaataaaacaacggtcaaattcaagggaatatttttttatacctaCTTTCGGTCTacatgcaaccggatgtgaagTACCAtggatttggtggtattacacctaaagttCACTGTTGTCACAAAGCTCAAACAACTAAACAAGAACCAATCCAAACGATTCCTTTAATTCTTAAAACAGCACTGGCGAAAGGTTGGATAAAAAGAAACGGATATAAATTGCCAAAAgagcattaaaaatatttttttatcatgcgTGTAACTAAGtggaaaaatattcaaatgttgtattttacatattttcaattaaaaataattcatcaatataTGTCTCAATATTAAGTACATGTTGTTCCTAATTAAATAAAGGTAAACCATACTTATTTTTGATAAGGTTATTATTAATAGGTCTTACAGGTTTTTAAGTTCGAATAAGATTGAtgtgaaatcaaaataaattatcagtTTAAGTTATTGAGTACTTAGAAGTTTctaaatttactaaaaatatatattatagatagTAAACGAGTTCAAAAAACTTAAAGCattaaatcaaatgtataaaaGTTTACGAATTTGAATGGTAATTTAAaagtagttaaaaaaataaagcaaaactaatattgaaaaagtaaatGTTTGAAAAGTATATGAAATTAACTGGAAATGTGGTATAATGGCCATTGAGACAACAACTCCCATCCCATAGTTCAAGTGATGAAGATATCACCATTTATAGGCCACCGTCTTCAatatgcaattgaaaaaaacccagcaCCGTTTAGTAGGCTTTAAAAGGCTTTGACcagaaaattttgaatcaaatacGTCAAGCGTGGACATTAACGGCCATTCACATACCACTCAAAATGTAAAGTAAACATAGACCTTATAAATACCATCAAGTAAGGAAATCAACAATAGCCGATGACACTTGATTGTAGGGATTATAAAAGAGGAAGTGGCCGGGCTAAAGGTTCATTTTGCACAAAAATACATCTATAAGCATGATGGCAGCctattttgtctacaaaagataccaaaggggaCATTCATGAGTCGAAAACAACTGACATCAAGAtagcaaaaaacaaaacacgacGCACAGACAAACATCAGAAAACTAAACACAACCACGACAGAACACCTCAGAAACTCACCAAAAAAATAACAGGATTTCAATTTTGTAGACCAGACGCATGTTTCGTgtgcaaaagactcatcagtgagggGATATGACCTTTATCGGGAATTCGGGATCGGGTTtatttaagctcgggatttcgggattgacccttttgggatccgggaattcttattttttttatatttcgggatgtcgggatttttttttaaaattcggGACCTCGGTATTACGTCTTTTTAAggccgggatttcgggatcagccCCCCTTTACTCCCCCCTCATCAGTGACACTTgcattacaaatattaaaaaggcaaaataaagtaggcagatgaagagcattgaggatccaaaattccgaaaGGGTTTGCCAAAAGCATTGGGTAGAAAATCCCAAGTATTTCGAAAAGACTGAGCATAACATAACTCACACAAAAAAACGGGGAAGAAATCAATTTCTCTGGAAAGGTAAACATATCCTATTTCACATctggcacccgttgtgttgctcatTAAAGTACAAACTCGGTGAGAAGTctcattcggtaggtcacattggAGGTTACGAAAGCAGGGTTGTAGTGATGGAAATTGACGTTTTAAAAAAGATTGATAGATATTTGCAAGTTAGaattataagtttttttaatactaaaatagattcatatattatactttttacaataaatgaCAACAATGAATAATCTTGACGCATATTTATGACTGTGAAATTTCGCGCACTACcaacaaatatatgtatgatTGCCTCTtgatatcttctttttttttaaaatttgcattgaGTTTATAGGTAAcgggtaatatctttggttagcttgctaaACTGTGAAGTCATTGTTCGGTAAGGTAGTCACACTCATTGCAATCGGCTGTAAACATCTTCGATGCTTTTTAATGCGCATCTTTGATTAGATGCCCAAATTTGATGGAAAAATGTTGGCCAATGCATGACGAAATTTAACCATCATGCCTTTTGCTATTCCACAATTCGTCATGGTCTGCAGGAAGAGAAATTTGATTAACTTAATGAATGATCACAATGGTGTTACTTTGGATAATTTAATGATGAGATAAATGTATGTTAGTATTCATCATGGTTTTACATGTAGGTAGAACAaatcaattacaaaatgtaGTAAATCATCTTTGTTAAATATGTCTTAACCGAAATGTATATAACTTGCCTAAACGAacttaaataagaaatatcaatgaattattAAAATGGCCTATTCGTACCAAGTCAGacatatgacagtttttatcccttcgtttgatgtgtttcagcttttgattttgcaattttattatgggctttccgttttgaattttcctcggagttcagtatctTTTGTGATTCTACCTTTTTCTGTCATATAAATGTCTGATTTCATCAGATGAAAAGGATTATTTGACCTTGAATCCCTATTCATACAAAAATACTCggaaaattttcatttctttcagtaaaagattaaaatacttttttatgatatacacTTCATTCAATAACGGACACAATAAATACAGTAAGTTTGTAAACTTCATATCTTAACCctcatctagaaattgacaatgaggatcGGGTGAGAACAAaactttttgacaaaatatatgatttcaGATTTCCATTTGAGAACTTACCAATTCTATGCaacaacattccagcagcgcctgcataagGAGCATATCTCTCCCAGTCGCTTTGATATTCCAAATTTGCATTTCCTATCACTATTTCCTTGACAGAGAGATGTTGCTCCTAAGGAAGCTATTAAAGCAAGTTCCAAGGGGTAAATTGAAGTCATCCCTTCGATAaaatttacggacgccatcacgagatGGTTGGCCGttatgaaatttttgttttacagatgACGACTATTTCAATTAGTGTTACCATAATCCAAATCTCTTTTCCTGAAATGTgacataccgaattagacttatcaCAGGGTTTGTACATAGatagtctttagttttatatattttgtctatTGTGTCGGTTTGTTTAAAACTTACAAGTTTTACTATCCCTTTTGTATTCGACACACttttaatgtatatttcttGGTAGAGATGAGTCAAAGTGCCCGAAGCTTTTGTTTCCACTTGTTTTGTTTCCATGTTTACAATGTGCCTGTCTCATTGCTTTTGATTCTCATTGTTTCTAGACACGACTCCCATTATATAGTTGTTGAGTTAATTTCTGGATTTTAGTAATATTTTACTTGGTCTCTCAACCTGATGAGATTTTAATAAACAGTAACAGCCATGTAGAAGCGTTTATGAAAAGCGTATTCAttgtagttttcaaaataacCAAAGTGAGAAGCGTAAAGAATAAAATCATCTGGTTTTCTTCTTTTGCACAGTAGTATTTCGTAGACGTATGTGTGATTATGTGGGATGTGTAAATACCCAACAACATCTGATTGGAATGGTACGTAAAATATGATCCCGCATGTTAAGAGAGCGAAACATTATCTTCACATCCTTAAATTCGATGGGTTATTTGTGGGGAGGCCAAATTTTCATACAAGTCATGAACTTATACACCAAATCACATCTTTTTCGGGACGTCTTTCAGTCAGATGAGTATTTCATTTATAGCCTGTAGAAAACTTGAATGGCAGTACCATTGCATGTCTAATTAATATACAACGTTtcgattttattgatataactGTAATTTAATCGGCATATATTCATATGGGTTCGTTAACACCGTAACAAATCAGTAACCTCGTCGTTCGTTACCAGTGACGACTAGTAGATAGTAAGTTGGCTTTTTTTATAACAGTATTTTAGTGTGAATCTGCAATTAGAACTAATTTCATCGCAGACCAGTTGAAATTTACAAACTTCATAAGGTAAGGATATCTAGCGAGTATTAATGATTTTCGATTTGAAACATTGCTTACACTATGCTTTACTCAAGTAAAAGAAATGGCTGCCTTGCCAAGTAAATGATTAACACCAAATTGCAGTAAAAAAAAGTCGTAAAAAGTCATGATATGTATTATTTTACTACATGGAATTAGGCTAATTTTTTCTATCAAactattgtttgaattttttgtcCGACCAATGTCATATGTAAACACTAATTTTGTCTGTTAATCCCTTGTAATGactataatacaaaaaatgaggTCATTCATGAACTTCTACCACCAAACACTAAAACCTATACTAAGGAGGTCTGTCtagctgtgcgggatgtataaatacatttagcCACGTCAGTTTGGAATAGTGACGTTTAATCTGATATCATATGACACGCTCTCATCACGTTACAGACGCCTTGAATCAACCCCTTGAAGGGTCTGTTGCAGAAAAAACATTAGTGCTCCTATAGTCAGTATACTGTCATTTTCAAGTTGCAGTCGGATATCTTTTTCTTCGTCCCAGTTGACAAACTTTAAAGTACATACCGGTTGCatcaattgtttgtttgtgtgttcttTTGAATTTGCATATTTACCATCGGACGTTTTATTATGTATTACTGCAATGCTATCGACGAAAAAGcatgacaatataaaaactGTAGGGTAAATTGTCTTAATCATATGCATACAGtatgtaaaatgtatatgataCATCATTTCGCAACTACATGGTTTAAAAATCTTAACGCATTGAACAAAGAAATGTGACAGTTTTATTATATTCTTATGCAATAAAATgtgactttaaataaaaaagtatgctTCATTTGGTTAAATAAAGATTTTCTATCTTAGTAAGTATTGTAAATTAGTTAATTACACAATTTTTGATGAATTGCTACATATGCAGATATGTGTTTATGATTCAATTACATACGAgaattgatttattaatttgatatatatatatataaccatgTGCACTTTGTCATGCTTATTGGTGTTCATGATCTTTAAGTTGTATTCTTTTTACATATGTTCCATTCTAATGATCCTTCTGTTTTATGCATTGAAATggtttcaaacaaaattaacaCACTCAATGTAATATTTAGATTGCTAATTTAGCGATTTGGGTTTCagctttcgttttttttttattgtggcAATGGCcatgttttgggttttttttcttccaatttTGTTAAAGCACCCTCATCCACCAAgtgtcaatatatttatacCGCTTTTGGTGGCAAAAACAATGGAAAAGTAATTTTTGCAAAGGCATATAGCGTGGCCTATATGAGTAGAGTGTTTTGGTGCCAAAATCGTACTATAGTTTCAAATTACCCCTTAATGTCACTTCATATTTATAACCATACAATGCGTAtacttgttataaaattttgtttttataatttttcatgcTTGAAGTAATAGTAATAGATTAATATGAATGTCTAAGGAAAAGACAATCCTTTGAATTTCCAGCATATAACATAATGCCATTTTAATTTCTAACTGGTTTCTAGAATCATTATTTAATAGCAGTTACTATTCAATAGTCAGTTACTATTCAATAGTCAGTTTTTATGTATGTTGATGTTTGATTTtgttgcagttcagtgtttctgttgttccgttgttttcctctccTATTTggtgtgtttccctcggttttggtttgttacctaGATTTGTATTCgtaatcgatttatgatttcaattaatagcggtatactactgttgcctttatttaggtGCTTTGCTGCCatgatgagtcgtatgtagacgaaacgtgcgtctgacgtatttaattataaacctgatacctttgatcactattattaatttgtaataatatataattcGATTTACTcatttgctttatttttttcaggatttaaattgaaaaatcaataaaaacaaaatgtttagcACATGCAATCACCATTACAACAAACGGCTATCTCACTTTTGCCAAAAACACGACGAGGTCATTTGTGCCAAATGTATTCCGGAATCACACGAAGAATGTCAAAATGTACAGCTCATTGAAAAAGCTGCCGACACAGCTAAATTTGGGTACGCTTTGAGTTCTTTGGAATCGCGAATTCAGAACTTGAAACTCATCGTTACAGATATGCTGAGAGTAAATGCAGATAATTTCTCAACTTTAAatgatcaaaaacaaacaattaagaAAAAGATCAAGCAAATTCGAAGTGGCATAAACGCGTATCTTGAGAAGTTGGAGAACGAACTCGGGAATGACCTTATGGAAAAGTATAAAGTTTGTGTTAAAGAAATTGACAAGGAAAGACAACTTTATCTACAGCAAAAAGAAAATTTGGATGATTGGACTCGTGAAATAAAAGCAATGAAAAATCACGCTTCTAGTGTTCATCTATTTTCTATGGCGAAGCTATTGCACCCAAGACAAAAAGCCAATGAAGATTCTGTACAAAAGCGCCTAGCAGATTCCAAAACTTCAAACATTGAATTTGAGCAGTCCAGAATACTACTAGACTTTAAAAGACTCGTCATGTCGTATGGAAAGATATCTATCAGAGAGTCACCGGCATTGATGTCTTCTGCCCATAGAAAAGCTTTTATTATTCCATCATTATTATCCAGAAATGATAAACCACCGTCTCCAGTAGTTAGCAAATTTGAAACTTCAGTATTCGGAAACAATGTTGATGTTGTAAGAGGCTGTTTCTTGCCAGATGACAGACTTTTTATACCAGACAgtaaaagcaaaa is a genomic window of Mytilus trossulus isolate FHL-02 chromosome 1, PNRI_Mtr1.1.1.hap1, whole genome shotgun sequence containing:
- the LOC134709261 gene encoding uncharacterized protein LOC134709261: MFSTCNHHYNKRLSHFCQKHDEVICAKCIPESHEECQNVQLIEKAADTAKFGYALSSLESRIQNLKLIVTDMLRVNADNFSTLNDQKQTIKKKIKQIRSGINAYLEKLENELGNDLMEKYKVCVKEIDKERQLYLQQKENLDDWTREIKAMKNHASSVHLFSMAKLLHPRQKANEDSVQKRLADSKTSNIEFEQSRILLDFKRLVMSYGKISIRESPALMSSAHRKAFIIPSLLSRNDKPPSPVVSKFETSVFGNNVDVVRGCFLPDDRLFIPDSKSKIIYVCKTNGANIKKIRLRHVPKDACVLDRSHALVTCGDSGIMMVDLRTLSPGTMIIPGGHCSAISCNKDKIFVVNDECKVSVVDLKGKVLKQITTRYDPYMITSNKTGVIFWTNYNNNNVNSILPNGTSQSVYSGSDLRESTGIATDNRGNVYVAGCDSSNIISVSRTDKSSKTMYAKRDGISSPLGIALSTDKSKLMVINNKQIRVYRTHSI